In a genomic window of Balaenoptera ricei isolate mBalRic1 chromosome 3, mBalRic1.hap2, whole genome shotgun sequence:
- the ARL14EPL gene encoding ARL14 effector protein-like: MSEQSEKNNSTQEKHAGQSSPEKNGQIGQKQLQQIERQLKCLAFQNPGPQVADFNPETRQQKKKARMSKMNEYFSVKYKVLKKYDKSGRLICNDADLCDCLEKNCLGCFYPCPKCNSNKCGPECRCNRRWVYDAIVTESGEVISTLPFNVPD, translated from the exons ATGAGTGaacaatcagaaaaaaacaattccACGCAAGAGAAACATGCAGGTCAAAGTTCTCCTGAGAAAAACGGTCAAATCGGACAGAAGCAACTG CAACAGATAGAGCGACAGTTAAAATGCTTGGCGTTTCAAAATCCCGGACCACAGGTAGCAGACTTTAATCCTGAAACAAGGcagcagaaaaagaaagcacGAATGTCAAAGATGAATGAGTATTTTTCTGTAAAGTACAA AGTTCTGAAGAAGTACGACAAAAGCGGCAGGCTTATCTGCAACGACGCTGACCTGTGCGATTGCCTGGAGAAGAACTGCCTGGGTTGCTTCTACCCTTGCCCGAAGTGTAACTCCAACAAGTGTGGCCCTGAATGCCGCTGCAACCGCCGCTGGGTCTACGACGCCATCGTCACTGAGTCTGGGGAGGTCATCAGCACGCTGCCCTTCAACGTTCCTGACTAG